A genomic stretch from Candidatus Kryptonium sp. includes:
- a CDS encoding electron transfer flavoprotein subunit beta/FixA family protein, whose protein sequence is MKIAVCVNRVPDTETKVKIGADGKTIDKTGVNYILNPYDEFAVEEALRVKEKFGGEITVISLGGSENVEVIRRALAMGADRGILLKDDSQRDTFSIAKALAEVLKEISPDIIFFGKQSIDYDNQAMPSLVGELLGIPSITVVVKLEINQDGTIIAEREIEGGRERIRGKLPIIIGAQRGLNEPRYPSLKGIMAAKSKPVEEREAVKFENKAEVIEMLLPPPKKAGRILGTDANAVEELVRLLREEAKVI, encoded by the coding sequence ATGAAAATTGCTGTCTGCGTAAATCGGGTTCCAGACACAGAAACAAAAGTAAAAATTGGTGCAGATGGTAAAACAATTGACAAAACTGGGGTGAACTACATTTTAAATCCATATGATGAATTTGCAGTTGAGGAAGCGTTGAGAGTGAAGGAGAAATTTGGAGGCGAAATTACTGTGATTTCACTTGGTGGAAGTGAAAATGTGGAGGTGATAAGGCGAGCTTTAGCAATGGGAGCTGATAGAGGGATTTTACTTAAGGACGATTCACAAAGAGATACATTTTCAATTGCGAAAGCACTTGCTGAAGTTTTAAAGGAAATTTCACCAGATATTATTTTCTTCGGAAAACAATCAATTGATTACGATAACCAAGCTATGCCAAGTTTAGTTGGGGAACTACTTGGAATACCTTCAATTACTGTCGTTGTTAAACTTGAAATTAATCAAGATGGAACAATCATAGCTGAGCGAGAAATTGAAGGCGGGAGAGAAAGGATTCGTGGGAAGCTACCGATAATAATTGGAGCTCAACGGGGTTTAAATGAACCAAGATATCCCTCCCTCAAAGGTATAATGGCAGCAAAGAGCAAACCAGTTGAAGAAAGAGAAGCGGTAAAATTTGAGAATAAAGCCGAGGTCATTGAAATGTTGCTTCCGCCACCGAAAAAGGCAGGAAGAATTCTTGGCACAGATGCAAATGCAGTTGAAGAACTTGTTCGTTTGTTAAGAGAGGAAGCTAAAGTAATTTGA